A portion of the Bacillus sp. es.034 genome contains these proteins:
- a CDS encoding phosphatase PAP2 family protein, which yields MNKILSITAIISFVLFMTIAHFVYHDMEIVGEDYLLTNMGGLNALEPFSVIGTELVIGIATIALILFLWWVKKDYAGIITVVVLVGGSNVLNKAIKGLMERERPPFSHGEEGFSFPSGHAMVGIVFLLVIAYFISKEISTLGMKVTIFTVAVILSLLAGFSRVAEQAHYPTDIAAGFLLGYSFFVLCIFLYEKRPAK from the coding sequence ATGAATAAAATCTTATCCATTACAGCTATCATTTCATTTGTACTTTTTATGACCATTGCACATTTTGTTTATCATGACATGGAGATTGTCGGAGAGGATTATCTTCTGACAAACATGGGCGGCTTGAATGCATTAGAACCGTTTTCCGTGATAGGGACGGAGCTGGTAATCGGAATCGCCACAATCGCCTTGATCCTGTTCCTTTGGTGGGTTAAAAAAGATTATGCAGGCATCATTACGGTCGTGGTACTGGTAGGTGGAAGTAATGTCCTGAATAAAGCCATCAAAGGTTTAATGGAACGTGAAAGGCCACCATTTTCACATGGAGAAGAAGGGTTCAGCTTTCCCAGCGGTCACGCCATGGTGGGAATTGTCTTTCTGCTGGTCATCGCTTATTTCATCAGTAAGGAGATATCGACCTTGGGAATGAAAGTCACGATCTTCACTGTGGCCGTCATCCTTTCTCTGTTGGCAGGATTCAGCAGGGTAGCGGAACAGGCTCACTATCCTACTGATATTGCTGCCGGCTTCCTGCTGGGTTACTCGTTTTTCGTGCTGTGTATCTTCCTTTATGAAAAGCGCCCTGCAAAATAA
- a CDS encoding amidohydrolase yields MLNELYQKLEDSWIEMVKIRRFLHQHPELSFQEKNTAKYIADYYKKIGVPVQEQVGGNGVVARVEGALPGKTVALRADFDALPIQDEKEVEYRSTVPGVMHACGHDGHTASLLVLGKTLHEMRETLSGTVVLIHQHAEEYAPGGAKSMIEAGCLEDVDVIFGTHLWATEPLGKVLHRTGPIMAAADRFEIVIKGSGGHGAQPHKTKDSIVIGAQVVAELQQIVSRRVNPIDPAVVTIGSFIADNAFNVIADSAKLIGTVRTFNPEVRDFIEEEIEQIIKGACLSGRCDYEYAYERGYPAVVNPPEETDLFIQSAQTVDEVHTVEEIEMQMGGEDFAFYLEHVKGTFFFTGAKPDNVETAYPHHHPKFDINEKALLIAAKSLASATLHYQVKHSVSEAVPK; encoded by the coding sequence TTGCTGAATGAATTATATCAGAAATTAGAAGATAGTTGGATAGAAATGGTTAAAATCAGAAGATTTCTTCATCAACACCCGGAATTATCCTTCCAGGAAAAAAATACGGCAAAGTATATTGCGGATTACTACAAAAAGATCGGGGTGCCCGTTCAAGAACAAGTCGGCGGTAATGGTGTGGTAGCGAGGGTGGAAGGTGCTCTCCCCGGTAAGACCGTAGCTCTCCGTGCAGACTTTGACGCCCTTCCCATACAGGATGAAAAGGAAGTGGAATATCGTTCTACCGTTCCGGGTGTCATGCACGCCTGTGGTCATGACGGCCATACCGCGTCACTTCTGGTATTAGGGAAAACCCTTCATGAAATGCGTGAAACCCTTTCAGGGACGGTCGTCCTCATACATCAGCACGCTGAAGAATATGCACCGGGAGGAGCTAAGTCCATGATCGAAGCGGGTTGCCTCGAAGATGTGGATGTGATCTTCGGCACCCATTTATGGGCAACCGAACCGCTTGGAAAGGTCCTCCACCGAACAGGTCCGATCATGGCCGCTGCGGACCGCTTTGAAATTGTCATTAAAGGATCCGGGGGGCACGGGGCACAGCCTCACAAGACCAAGGATTCCATCGTGATCGGCGCTCAAGTTGTTGCAGAACTTCAGCAAATCGTCAGCAGAAGAGTAAATCCGATTGATCCAGCCGTCGTGACCATCGGCTCCTTTATAGCTGATAATGCGTTCAATGTCATCGCCGATTCAGCTAAATTGATTGGAACAGTACGGACCTTCAACCCGGAAGTCAGGGACTTTATTGAAGAAGAAATCGAACAGATCATAAAAGGGGCATGCCTTTCCGGCCGCTGTGATTATGAATATGCATATGAGCGGGGGTATCCCGCCGTTGTCAATCCCCCTGAGGAGACAGACCTATTCATTCAAAGTGCACAAACTGTAGATGAAGTGCATACAGTGGAAGAAATTGAAATGCAAATGGGCGGTGAGGATTTCGCCTTTTATTTAGAACATGTAAAGGGTACTTTCTTCTTTACGGGAGCCAAGCCCGACAATGTGGAAACGGCCTACCCTCACCACCATCCCAAGTTCGACATTAACGAAAAAGCGCTTCTCATTGCCGCAAAATCATTGGCAAGCGCAACACTTCACTACCAGGTTAAACATTCCGTTTCGGAAGCCGTTCCGAAATAA
- a CDS encoding DoxX family protein, which translates to MNKRKKAWKIVGLILFSFFFFLAGVFHFIEAQGFAKMVPAFIPLREELVYITGIIEFILSVLLLIPKTREKTGIITAIYLVLVFPANIYAAIKGIPAPGQEDANQLLLWVRLLFQPLLIWWVLVVSKIEKNHRFY; encoded by the coding sequence ATGAATAAACGAAAAAAAGCATGGAAGATAGTCGGGCTCATTTTATTCTCCTTCTTCTTCTTTCTGGCAGGAGTCTTTCATTTTATTGAAGCTCAAGGATTTGCGAAAATGGTCCCTGCGTTTATTCCTTTAAGGGAAGAGCTTGTTTATATTACGGGAATCATTGAATTTATTCTGTCAGTCCTGCTGTTGATTCCGAAGACTCGTGAAAAAACCGGGATCATCACCGCGATTTATTTAGTGCTTGTATTTCCTGCAAATATCTACGCAGCCATTAAAGGAATTCCGGCCCCGGGACAGGAAGATGCCAATCAACTCCTGCTTTGGGTCAGACTATTGTTCCAGCCCCTTTTGATTTGGTGGGTGTTGGTGGTCAGTAAAATTGAAAAGAATCATCGCTTCTATTAA
- a CDS encoding EcsC family protein yields the protein MDHEIEELEQWKRRYTRKSSIFKRVSKQAQTKVNEWIPEKAHKLVTESIKKMVEVTLKGSEWVSLQATYRPDLEEREVVMKERMEFYRKAATIEGAGTGAGGIFLGLADFPLLLSIKMKFLSECSMIHGYDPKQYEERLFLLYVFQLAFSSDTHKKKVLSIIENWEDEKEKLKELDWKTFQQEYRDYIDLVKMLQLIPGVGAVVGAYANYQLLDQLGEVAKFAYRIRYFNALE from the coding sequence GTGGACCATGAAATAGAAGAGCTCGAGCAGTGGAAACGAAGATACACCAGGAAATCGTCCATCTTTAAGAGGGTATCCAAACAGGCACAAACGAAGGTGAATGAGTGGATACCTGAGAAAGCGCATAAACTTGTCACGGAAAGCATCAAGAAAATGGTGGAGGTCACCCTTAAGGGCAGCGAATGGGTGTCCCTTCAGGCGACCTATAGACCAGACCTAGAGGAACGGGAAGTCGTGATGAAGGAACGTATGGAATTTTACCGGAAAGCTGCCACCATCGAAGGGGCGGGAACCGGTGCCGGGGGGATCTTTCTTGGTCTTGCGGATTTTCCATTGCTCCTGTCCATTAAGATGAAATTTTTAAGCGAATGCTCCATGATCCATGGGTATGATCCCAAACAATATGAGGAACGCCTATTTCTTCTGTATGTTTTTCAACTCGCATTCTCAAGTGATACTCATAAAAAGAAGGTCCTCTCCATCATTGAGAATTGGGAGGATGAAAAGGAAAAGCTGAAGGAACTTGACTGGAAAACCTTTCAACAGGAGTATCGGGATTACATCGATTTGGTGAAGATGCTCCAGCTCATCCCGGGAGTCGGGGCTGTTGTGGGTGCCTATGCAAATTATCAGCTATTGGATCAGCTTGGTGAGGTGGCAAAATTTGCTTATCGGATTCGCTACTTTAATGCTTTAGAATAG
- a CDS encoding ABC transporter permease has protein sequence MMNNVEGIWKKRIVEYNQELQKYLKYMFNDHLLFVLIFALGGAAFTYNQWVKTLEPTFPAPLIMSVVLGLLLAWSPVYTFLREADAVFLLPLEERLSGYFRKCVWISFMFQSYIQLLVLAALMPMYVAVSGNSFRSFFPLLGLILVMKIWNLYVRWFMLRFQEREAHLTDSLVRFLLSGTLLFLVLSGADLWMTLVVAALMLGYAFYFHQAAKGKNLKWDLLINLEEQRMLIFYRIANMFTDVPKLKGKVHRRKWLDWLVTVPFSQASTYRYLYLRSLVRTSEYSGLYIRLTLIGVLLIYSNSSFVFSILTAMVFLYLTAFQMIPLFKRFDYKIWVLIYPVSKELKTSSFQKIMSQSMMIQAIVFSIPLFIREEWLPGLITLLAGLSFSIFFSQFYLVQRLKKMEETLF, from the coding sequence ATGATGAATAATGTGGAGGGAATCTGGAAAAAGAGGATTGTAGAGTATAACCAGGAACTTCAAAAGTATTTGAAGTACATGTTCAACGATCATTTGTTATTTGTCCTGATTTTCGCTTTGGGGGGCGCGGCATTTACGTATAATCAGTGGGTGAAGACACTCGAGCCGACATTCCCGGCTCCTCTCATCATGTCAGTCGTACTTGGTCTCTTATTGGCATGGAGTCCTGTTTACACATTCCTTCGGGAAGCGGATGCTGTATTTCTTCTCCCTTTAGAAGAACGTTTATCCGGTTATTTCAGGAAATGCGTCTGGATCAGCTTCATGTTTCAATCCTACATTCAACTGCTTGTCCTGGCTGCCCTGATGCCTATGTATGTAGCTGTATCCGGAAACAGTTTCAGAAGCTTCTTTCCATTACTTGGCTTAATATTGGTCATGAAAATATGGAATCTCTATGTTCGCTGGTTCATGTTAAGGTTTCAGGAGAGGGAAGCTCACCTGACGGACAGTCTTGTCCGTTTTCTATTAAGCGGGACTCTTTTGTTCCTTGTTTTATCGGGAGCCGACCTTTGGATGACACTCGTCGTGGCCGCCTTGATGCTCGGATATGCCTTTTATTTTCATCAAGCAGCAAAGGGTAAGAACCTTAAATGGGATTTATTGATCAATCTTGAAGAGCAGCGTATGCTGATCTTTTATCGCATCGCCAATATGTTCACGGATGTTCCAAAGCTGAAAGGGAAAGTGCACCGGAGAAAATGGCTCGACTGGCTTGTGACGGTGCCTTTCTCGCAAGCATCAACGTATCGCTATTTATATCTTCGCTCGCTTGTGAGGACAAGTGAATATTCAGGTCTGTATATACGCTTGACCCTGATCGGTGTGCTGCTGATTTATTCCAATTCATCTTTCGTCTTCAGTATCCTGACGGCTATGGTATTTCTTTATTTGACAGCTTTTCAGATGATTCCTTTATTCAAGCGCTTTGACTATAAGATCTGGGTACTCATTTACCCCGTTTCAAAGGAATTGAAGACATCATCTTTTCAGAAAATCATGAGCCAGTCGATGATGATTCAGGCCATTGTGTTTTCCATCCCCCTTTTTATTAGGGAAGAGTGGCTGCCGGGATTGATCACGCTTCTTGCAGGCTTATCCTTCTCCATCTTTTTCAGTCAGTTCTACCTGGTTCAAAGATTGAAGAAGATGGAAGAAACGCTTTTTTAA
- a CDS encoding ABC transporter ATP-binding protein yields MSLLEIKHLVGGYTRKPVLKDITFSIDSNEIVGLIGLNGAGKSTTIKHIIGLMEAKQGEVSINGHTLKKDADQYRKQFSYIPETPILYDELTLEEHLKLTVMAYGLSDGEYKGRIDKLLKAFRMEKKMSWFPAHFSKGMKQKVMIMCAFLIQPSLYIIDEPFVGLDPLGIQSLLDWMEEMKQNGAGILMSTHILATAERYCDSFIILHEGKIRAKGTLEELRREFTMPEATLDDIYIQLTKEESHDE; encoded by the coding sequence GTGTCGTTATTAGAAATTAAGCATCTTGTCGGCGGGTATACAAGGAAGCCGGTTTTGAAGGATATAACATTCTCCATTGACTCTAATGAAATTGTCGGGTTGATCGGATTGAATGGGGCAGGTAAGAGTACGACCATCAAGCATATCATCGGTCTGATGGAGGCGAAGCAAGGGGAGGTATCCATCAATGGCCATACGTTGAAAAAGGATGCCGATCAGTATCGCAAGCAATTCTCATACATACCGGAAACACCGATTTTATATGATGAACTGACCCTGGAGGAACACCTGAAACTTACGGTCATGGCCTACGGATTATCAGATGGGGAATATAAGGGAAGAATCGATAAATTGTTGAAGGCGTTTCGCATGGAGAAGAAGATGAGCTGGTTTCCTGCCCATTTTTCTAAAGGGATGAAACAAAAAGTGATGATTATGTGTGCCTTTCTTATCCAGCCCAGTCTGTACATCATCGATGAGCCGTTTGTCGGATTGGACCCACTCGGGATCCAATCGTTACTGGATTGGATGGAGGAAATGAAACAAAATGGGGCGGGCATCCTGATGTCTACTCATATATTAGCTACTGCCGAAAGATATTGTGATTCATTCATCATCCTTCACGAAGGGAAAATCCGGGCAAAGGGGACTCTGGAAGAGCTTCGCAGGGAGTTTACTATGCCTGAAGCCACCTTAGATGATATATATATCCAGCTGACCAAGGAAGAATCCCATGATGAATAA
- a CDS encoding HIT family protein, which translates to MSDCIFCKIIDGEIPAMKVYEDDHVLAFLDISQVTKGHTLLIPKVHKENVYELTPDVASHLFSVAPKIANSIKAEFNPVGMNLLSNAGEEAGQSVFHFHMHFIPRYGNGDGFGAVWKTHNDDYSHEDLKEIADSIAGHLS; encoded by the coding sequence ATGAGTGACTGTATTTTTTGTAAAATCATCGATGGAGAGATCCCGGCAATGAAAGTGTACGAAGATGACCATGTCCTTGCGTTTCTTGATATCAGCCAAGTGACAAAAGGCCATACACTCCTTATTCCGAAAGTACATAAAGAAAACGTCTACGAGCTGACCCCTGATGTGGCGAGCCACCTTTTCTCTGTTGCACCAAAGATTGCAAACAGCATCAAGGCTGAATTTAATCCTGTAGGAATGAACCTATTAAGCAACGCGGGTGAAGAAGCAGGACAATCCGTCTTCCATTTCCACATGCACTTCATACCACGCTACGGCAACGGAGATGGTTTCGGAGCTGTATGGAAAACCCATAACGACGACTACAGCCACGAAGATTTAAAGGAAATCGCCGATTCTATCGCCGGTCATCTGTCATAG
- a CDS encoding tryptophan transporter, producing the protein MNTKTLVSLSLLVGIGAVLHTVIPGIFLGMKPDMMLTMMFLGIILFPAKKNVLLLGLLTGVISGLTTQFPGGFLPNLIDKPVTAFVFYGLFLATKKITRSLLGASVLTAIGTLVSGSVFLLSAYMIVGLPGAFFALFAAVVLPATLVNAGAMFIVYPIINGILKRSTIREAVTTEQLS; encoded by the coding sequence ATGAATACAAAAACACTTGTATCCCTGTCTTTATTAGTAGGGATCGGAGCGGTACTGCACACAGTGATCCCGGGCATATTCTTAGGAATGAAACCGGACATGATGCTGACGATGATGTTCTTGGGAATCATTTTGTTTCCTGCAAAGAAAAACGTCTTGCTGCTAGGTCTACTGACAGGAGTCATTTCAGGATTGACAACACAATTCCCTGGTGGATTCTTGCCAAACCTGATCGACAAACCGGTCACGGCATTCGTCTTTTACGGATTATTCCTGGCAACAAAGAAAATCACTCGTTCACTGTTAGGCGCTTCTGTTCTAACCGCAATCGGTACACTCGTATCAGGAAGCGTATTCCTGCTTTCTGCATATATGATCGTTGGCCTGCCTGGAGCTTTCTTCGCTCTATTCGCAGCAGTCGTACTTCCGGCAACACTTGTGAATGCCGGCGCCATGTTCATTGTGTATCCGATCATCAACGGTATCTTAAAACGTTCAACCATTCGAGAAGCTGTCACAACAGAACAGCTTTCCTAA
- a CDS encoding YtxH domain-containing protein — MNKKSLTYGLLIGGVVGGVASLLTSPLSGKEIRAQIKDKKDDWTVVIEEMKGHIGELKESIGTLSQEGKETVLQLSKDLQASFKQWQASTEPNNQRLQEEIQSIQRTIEELEKSINSANTTNQ; from the coding sequence ATGAATAAAAAATCTCTTACCTACGGATTATTGATCGGTGGAGTGGTCGGAGGAGTCGCGTCCCTGCTGACATCCCCTTTATCAGGTAAAGAAATCCGTGCACAAATCAAAGACAAGAAAGACGATTGGACAGTGGTCATCGAGGAAATGAAAGGCCACATCGGTGAATTGAAAGAGTCAATCGGCACCCTGTCACAGGAAGGAAAGGAAACGGTCCTTCAGCTATCCAAGGATCTTCAAGCTTCCTTCAAGCAGTGGCAGGCATCAACCGAGCCGAACAACCAGCGCCTTCAGGAAGAAATCCAATCCATCCAGCGAACCATCGAAGAGCTGGAAAAGTCGATCAACTCAGCTAACACAACGAATCAATAA
- a CDS encoding HTH-type transcriptional regulator Hpr: MKEREFTLKEAMLFSQRMAQLSKALWKAIEKDWQQWIKPYDLNINEHHILWIAYHLKGASISDVAKFGVMHVSTAFNFSKKLEERELLEFSKRENDKRNTYIQLTAKGENILLDLMKNYQPESHSIFQGVAPLRELYGKFPEMIEMMTVVRNIYGNDFMEIFEKSFHNIENDFSDDNGKLGELFEDEEELA, from the coding sequence ATGAAGGAAAGAGAATTTACTTTGAAAGAGGCAATGCTCTTCAGTCAAAGGATGGCTCAGCTTAGTAAAGCTTTGTGGAAGGCCATAGAAAAGGACTGGCAGCAATGGATCAAGCCATACGACTTAAATATCAATGAACATCATATTCTCTGGATTGCGTATCATTTAAAGGGTGCTTCCATTTCGGACGTGGCCAAATTCGGTGTTATGCATGTTTCAACGGCATTTAACTTTTCAAAGAAATTAGAGGAACGTGAACTTCTTGAGTTTTCCAAACGGGAGAATGATAAGCGGAATACGTACATTCAACTGACGGCCAAGGGCGAGAATATCCTTCTCGATCTAATGAAGAACTATCAGCCGGAAAGTCATTCCATCTTCCAGGGAGTGGCGCCATTACGGGAGTTATATGGGAAGTTCCCTGAAATGATCGAAATGATGACCGTCGTACGTAATATTTATGGAAATGATTTTATGGAAATATTCGAAAAGTCATTTCACAATATTGAAAATGATTTTTCTGATGATAATGGAAAGCTCGGTGAACTATTTGAAGATGAGGAAGAACTGGCCTGA
- a CDS encoding DUF1878 family protein codes for MHELMKRIEKLEYHQRLMAEMCPENGFPFYRLIIRNGLSEREVKEFFHTCDRLSMKLEKQKAEGFVYNTPLFKEFDEELHAKLKVHEVVDSCLVQNIYPALMVQLQKCL; via the coding sequence ATGCACGAACTAATGAAGCGAATAGAAAAACTTGAATATCATCAGAGGTTGATGGCAGAAATGTGCCCCGAAAATGGGTTTCCCTTTTATCGTCTGATCATTCGAAATGGATTGTCAGAGAGGGAAGTGAAGGAGTTCTTTCATACTTGTGATAGATTGAGCATGAAACTTGAAAAACAAAAAGCGGAAGGATTCGTATACAATACTCCGCTTTTTAAAGAATTTGATGAAGAGCTTCATGCAAAGCTGAAAGTGCATGAAGTCGTGGATAGTTGCCTGGTTCAGAATATTTATCCAGCTTTGATGGTACAATTACAGAAGTGCTTGTAG
- a CDS encoding DUF3267 domain-containing protein: MHCWKTINLEKQFGFYRVFLLSSIIMMMVFSLIYVPINLLFPSAFYDKHFLGFFMGLISIYPLHKFFHIVPILPFVRKIKCKCNRKMYFLPILSLRVDQPISKSRYLVALVAPFFVLNSILLYGCFHFPHYSHYFTMLIAFHSGICAIDFIYAKQLMDSPKNALIEENEDGYEILIYQ, encoded by the coding sequence ATGCATTGCTGGAAAACAATCAACCTGGAAAAACAATTTGGATTTTACCGAGTCTTTTTACTTTCATCCATCATCATGATGATGGTATTCTCATTAATATACGTACCAATCAACTTACTATTTCCGAGTGCTTTTTACGACAAGCATTTCCTGGGATTCTTCATGGGACTGATCAGTATCTACCCGTTGCATAAATTTTTCCACATCGTGCCTATCTTGCCTTTTGTGAGAAAAATAAAATGCAAATGCAACAGAAAAATGTATTTTTTACCGATACTCTCATTGCGGGTGGATCAGCCGATTTCAAAATCCCGTTATTTGGTAGCCCTTGTGGCTCCGTTCTTTGTACTTAACAGTATTTTATTATACGGATGCTTCCATTTCCCACATTATTCGCATTACTTTACCATGCTCATTGCATTTCATTCAGGCATCTGTGCCATTGATTTCATTTATGCGAAACAGTTGATGGACTCACCAAAGAATGCATTAATCGAAGAAAATGAAGATGGATACGAAATATTGATTTATCAGTAA
- a CDS encoding YjcZ family sporulation protein, which produces MSGACGGYGGGFALIVVLFILLIIIGAAYVC; this is translated from the coding sequence ATGTCAGGTGCTTGCGGCGGGTACGGCGGAGGTTTCGCGTTAATCGTAGTTTTATTCATTTTGTTAATCATCATTGGTGCAGCATACGTTTGCTAA
- a CDS encoding YjcZ family sporulation protein: protein MGNAYGGGFALIVVLFILLIIVGAAWL from the coding sequence ATGGGTAATGCATACGGCGGAGGTTTCGCGTTAATCGTAGTACTGTTCATCCTGTTAATTATTGTAGGTGCAGCATGGCTATAA
- a CDS encoding YjcZ family sporulation protein, with translation MSCGYNSGFALIVVLFILLIIVGAAYIC, from the coding sequence ATGAGCTGTGGATACAATTCCGGATTCGCGTTAATCGTAGTGCTGTTCATCTTATTAATCATCGTTGGTGCCGCATATATTTGCTAA
- a CDS encoding peptidylprolyl isomerase encodes MKKWIISVSLAAGVVGLAGCSGDGAEGNSDVVATTKAGDVTKDELYKSMKQKFTPQMEQALQELVYTKVLEDKYEVSKEEVDKKLNEAKDQLGPQFDSFLQQYNLDEKSFKQYLKLQLLQEKAAISDVKVTDKEVKDYYEKWKPEIKVRHILVEDEKTAKEVKQKLADGAKFEDLAKEYSTDPGSAENGGSLGWVDYAGRQNFVPEFSKALDTLEKGKVSEPIKTDYGYHIIEVTDKKEKKSFDEMKKEIEKELKLSKVDPQKIQEAMKAEIEKADLNIKDKDLKKSFDQVLNPPAAPEGGETPATEGEAPATEKQE; translated from the coding sequence ATGAAAAAATGGATCATTTCAGTATCACTGGCTGCGGGAGTCGTAGGACTTGCAGGGTGCAGCGGTGACGGAGCTGAAGGAAACAGTGACGTTGTTGCAACAACAAAAGCCGGAGATGTAACAAAAGATGAACTTTACAAATCAATGAAACAAAAATTCACTCCACAAATGGAACAGGCCCTTCAGGAACTGGTATATACGAAAGTCCTTGAGGACAAGTATGAAGTATCAAAAGAGGAAGTTGATAAAAAGCTGAATGAAGCGAAAGATCAATTAGGACCTCAATTCGATAGTTTCTTACAACAATATAATCTGGACGAAAAATCGTTCAAACAATACTTAAAGCTTCAATTGCTTCAAGAAAAAGCCGCCATTTCCGATGTGAAAGTAACGGATAAAGAAGTCAAAGACTACTACGAGAAATGGAAGCCTGAAATTAAAGTCCGCCATATCCTTGTAGAAGATGAAAAAACAGCGAAAGAAGTCAAACAAAAATTGGCAGATGGAGCGAAATTCGAAGATCTTGCAAAGGAGTACTCCACAGATCCCGGTTCTGCTGAAAACGGCGGAAGCTTAGGATGGGTAGATTACGCTGGTCGCCAAAACTTTGTTCCTGAATTCTCGAAAGCCCTCGACACTCTTGAAAAAGGAAAAGTAAGTGAGCCGATCAAAACAGATTATGGTTACCATATCATCGAAGTGACAGATAAAAAAGAAAAGAAATCCTTTGACGAAATGAAAAAGGAAATCGAAAAAGAACTAAAGCTTTCCAAAGTGGATCCTCAAAAAATCCAGGAAGCGATGAAAGCTGAAATCGAAAAAGCTGATCTGAACATCAAAGATAAAGATCTGAAAAAGTCATTTGATCAAGTATTGAATCCTCCTGCAGCACCTGAGGGCGGAGAAACACCTGCAACTGAAGGCGAAGCTCCGGCAACGGAAAAACAGGAATAA
- a CDS encoding sporulation YhaL family protein produces the protein MTLPIWMYLVVAGIFGSAFMTIKSAKEEKTQEDEWIEKEGEVYIHRMEEEKEKKRQLTS, from the coding sequence ATGACCCTGCCTATATGGATGTACCTGGTTGTAGCAGGAATTTTCGGGAGTGCCTTTATGACGATTAAATCGGCGAAGGAAGAAAAGACGCAGGAAGATGAGTGGATTGAGAAAGAAGGAGAAGTGTATATTCATCGAATGGAAGAGGAAAAAGAGAAGAAGCGTCAACTGACGTCATGA
- the yhaM gene encoding 3'-5' exoribonuclease YhaM, with protein sequence MSGITHFSVGETIDLPLLIKQMTKGTTNTGKPFLTLILQDKSGDMEAKLWDASEQDEKAYQPETIVRVVGDIHSYRGKNQLKIKQIRPASPADGYAISDFLETAPVSIDEMTSKITQYIFEMRNPNIQRITRHLIKKYQKPFLEYPAATKNHHEFVSGLAYHVVSMLDLSKAIAGLYHSLDSDLLYAGVILHDLGKVIELSGPTSTTYTIEGNLIGHISIMVNEIGKAADELGIEGEEVMILQHLVLSHHGKAEWGSPKPPLIREAEILHYIDNVDAKMNMLDRALERVKPGEYTERVFALDNRSFYKPTFHK encoded by the coding sequence ATGTCAGGTATTACACATTTCAGCGTAGGTGAGACGATCGACTTGCCATTATTAATCAAGCAAATGACAAAGGGTACCACAAATACAGGAAAGCCGTTTCTCACGCTGATCCTTCAAGATAAGAGCGGGGATATGGAAGCGAAGCTCTGGGATGCTTCTGAGCAGGATGAGAAGGCCTACCAGCCTGAAACGATCGTCAGGGTCGTCGGTGACATACACAGTTACCGTGGGAAGAATCAGCTGAAGATCAAACAGATCAGGCCTGCTTCCCCGGCGGATGGCTATGCCATTTCAGACTTCCTGGAAACGGCGCCGGTGAGCATAGATGAGATGACGAGCAAGATTACACAATATATCTTTGAAATGAGAAATCCGAACATCCAGCGCATCACAAGGCACCTGATCAAGAAATATCAAAAGCCTTTCCTGGAATATCCGGCTGCTACGAAGAATCATCATGAATTCGTATCAGGCCTTGCCTATCATGTAGTCTCGATGCTGGATCTTTCGAAAGCCATTGCCGGACTGTATCATTCCCTGGATTCGGATCTCCTCTATGCCGGGGTCATCCTTCACGATTTAGGGAAAGTCATCGAGCTGTCGGGTCCTACTTCGACAACATACACGATTGAAGGGAATTTGATCGGGCACATTTCGATCATGGTGAACGAAATCGGGAAAGCAGCGGATGAACTGGGAATTGAAGGCGAAGAGGTCATGATTCTTCAACATCTCGTGCTGAGTCATCACGGAAAAGCCGAATGGGGAAGTCCTAAGCCGCCACTCATCAGGGAAGCAGAAATCCTTCACTACATCGATAATGTCGATGCAAAGATGAATATGCTTGATCGGGCACTTGAACGGGTGAAGCCGGGAGAGTATACGGAGAGAGTATTCGCACTCGATAACCGTTCATTCTATAAACCTACCTTTCATAAATAA